One genomic segment of Gopherus flavomarginatus isolate rGopFla2 chromosome 11, rGopFla2.mat.asm, whole genome shotgun sequence includes these proteins:
- the ARFRP1 gene encoding ADP-ribosylation factor-related protein 1 isoform X3: MMGPSARSRMYTLLSGLYKYMFRRDEYCILILGLDNAGKTTFLEQTKTRFNRTYKGMSLSKITTTVGLNIGTIDVGKARLMFWDLGGQDELQSLWDKYYAESHGVIYVIDSTDEERLSESKRAFEKVVTSEALEGVPILVLANKQDVETSTTQ, encoded by the exons ATGATGGGACCCAGCGCAAG GAGCAGGATGTATACACTGCTGTCTGGACTTTATAAGTACATGTTCCGTAGGGATGAGTACTGCATTTTGATCCTTGGGCTGGACAATGCGGGGAAAACG ACCTTCCTTGAGCAGACTAAAACCCGATTTAATAGGACCTACAAGGGGATGAGCTTATCCAAAATCACTACCACTGTGGGCTTAAACA TTGGTACTATTGATGTGGGCAAAGCCCGGCTAATGTTCTGGGATCTTGGAGGGCAGGACGAGCTGCAGTCTCTCTGGGACAAG TACTATGCTGAATCCCATGGGGTCATCTATGTTATCGATTCCACTGATGAAGAGAGGCTCTCGGAATCtaaaagagcttttg AGAAGGTGGTCACCAGTGAAGCTCTGGAAGGGGTTCCCATATTGGTGTTAGCTAACAAGCAGGATGTAGAG ACCAGCACTACTCAATGA
- the ZGPAT gene encoding zinc finger CCCH-type with G patch domain-containing protein, whose amino-acid sequence MITMDEESLETAIQTYKAQLQQVELALGVGSDPSQQSDLIQLQEDLNQLIELTESSLVSVKKSKLLATLDTAAPSVSPAGHLKQDCNSGRSCNDEEYAAFKEAIAELKPLSTEVEASPKEDGEADWENESKYSEEEEASEEEEEEVSGMKVKAPYYSPWGTLEYHNAMIVGTECLEDGSAGVRVLYLYPTHKSLKPCPFFLDGKCRFKENCRFSHGQVVSVDELHPFQEPNLSSLEVGSACLAKHHDGIWYAAKITDVDSGYYTVKFESLLLKEAVLEGDGIMPPLRSEEDSSSPESEEDNIDDSGYAKVIDSGPLENGEGAQPCSSSFGGWEAHTRGIGSKLLAQMGYEFGKGLGKNAEGRVEPVQAIVLPKGKSLDQCAEILQKKQLDPAKSRKRRVKANHAGRPSAGSRKPPRNVFDFLNEKLQGKGSGEQDGGMTPMERNNKEIYHASKSTRKALSVRLFQTMEKIDQMQKTIRGIQEALARNVGRHSIATAQLEEKLAGAHRQLGQLRAQEASLQQEQKKAETHKKMTEF is encoded by the exons ATGATAACAATGGATGAGGAGAGTCTGGAAACGGCAATTCAAACCTATAAAGCACAATTGCAGCAAGTGGAACTGGCTTTAGGGGTGGGATCGGATCCGTCTCAGCAATCTGACTTGATCCAACTGCAGGAGGATTTGAACCAATTGATAGAACTGACTGAATCCAGCCTGGTGTCAGTGAAAAAGAGTAAACTACTGGCCACTCTAGACACAGCTGCACCCTCCGTTTCTCCAGCAGGTCACCTAAAACAGGACTGTAATTCAGGCAGGTCCTGCAATGATGAGGAGTATGCTGCTTTTAAGGAAGCTATTGCTGAACTTAAGCCATTGAGTACTGAAGTTGAGGCTTCTCCAAAGGAAGATGGAGAGGCTGATTGGGAAAATGAATCAAAGTACAGTGAAGAGGAGGAAGCatctgaggaagaggaggaggaagtgagTGGGATGAAGGTTAAAGCCCCGTACTACAGTCCATGGGGTACCCTGGAGTACCATAATGCCATGATTGTGGGGACAGAGTGTTTGGAAGATGGCAGTGCAGGAGTCCGAGTGCTGTATCTCTACCCAACTCACAAGTCCTTGAAGCCTTGTCCATTCTTCTTGGATGGCAAATGCAGATTTAAAGAGAATTGTCG GTTTTCCCATGGGCAAGTGGTATCTGTGGACGAGCTTCATCCATTTCAGGAGCCCAATCTCAGCTCTCTAGAAGTGGGCTCAGCCTGCCTGGCGAAGCACCATGATGGAATATGGTATGCTGCAAAAATCACTG ATGTTGACAGTGGTTACTACACAGTGAAATTTGAGTCACTGCTGCTGAAGGAAGCTGTACTGGAGGGAGATGGCATCATGCCTCCACTGCGAAGCGAGGAAGACTCTTCCTCCCCAGAGTCTGAGGAAGACAACATAGATGACTCTGGCTATGCTAAAG TGATCGATTCGGGGCCCTTGGAGAATGGGGAAGGGGCTCAACCTTGCAGTTCCTCCTTTGGTGGCTGGGAGGCTCATACTCGTGGCATCGGCTCCAAACTACTTGCTCAAATGGGATATGAGTTTGGAAAAG GTTTGGGGAAGAACGCAGAGGGCCGAGTGGAGCCAGTGCAAGCCATAGTGCTGCCTAAAGGGAAGTCGCTTGACCAGTGTGCTGAGATCCTTCAGAAGAAGCAGCTGGATCCAGCCAAGTCAAGGAAACGGCGAGTGAAGGCAAACCATGCTGGCCGTCCTTCTGCAGGGAGCCGCAAGCCCCCCCGCAATGTCTTTGACTTTCTGAATGAGAAGCTTCAGGGgaagggctctggggagcaggatgGAGGGATGACACCAATGGAGAGAAACAACAAGGAGATCTACCACGCCAGTAAGAGCACCAGGAAGGCCCTCAGTGTCCGCCTCTTCCAAACAATGGAAAAGATTGACCAAATGCAGAAGACCATCAGGGGAATCCAGGAGGCCCTGGCACGCAATGTTGGACG
- the ARFRP1 gene encoding ADP-ribosylation factor-related protein 1 isoform X2 — MYTLLSGLYKYMFRRDEYCILILGLDNAGKTTFLEQTKTRFNRTYKGMSLSKITTTVGLNIGTIDVGKARLMFWDLGGQDELQSLWDKYYAESHGVIYVIDSTDEERLSESKRAFEKVVTSEALEGVPILVLANKQDVETCLSIPDIKTAFSDCINKIGRRDCLTQACSALTGNGVNEGIEWMVKCVVRNIHRPPRQKDIT; from the exons ATGTATACACTGCTGTCTGGACTTTATAAGTACATGTTCCGTAGGGATGAGTACTGCATTTTGATCCTTGGGCTGGACAATGCGGGGAAAACG ACCTTCCTTGAGCAGACTAAAACCCGATTTAATAGGACCTACAAGGGGATGAGCTTATCCAAAATCACTACCACTGTGGGCTTAAACA TTGGTACTATTGATGTGGGCAAAGCCCGGCTAATGTTCTGGGATCTTGGAGGGCAGGACGAGCTGCAGTCTCTCTGGGACAAG TACTATGCTGAATCCCATGGGGTCATCTATGTTATCGATTCCACTGATGAAGAGAGGCTCTCGGAATCtaaaagagcttttg AGAAGGTGGTCACCAGTGAAGCTCTGGAAGGGGTTCCCATATTGGTGTTAGCTAACAAGCAGGATGTAGAG ACCTGTCTGTCGATCCCTGACATCAAGACCGCATTTAGTGACTGCATTAACAAAATTGGGAGGAGAGACTGCCTGACACAGGCCTGCTCAGCTCTCACTGG CAATGGGGTGAACGAGGGAATCGAGTGGATGGTGAAATGCGTGGTGAGGAACATTCACCGACCCCCGAGGCAGAAGGACATCACGTAA
- the ARFRP1 gene encoding ADP-ribosylation factor-related protein 1 isoform X1, which yields MMGPSARSRMYTLLSGLYKYMFRRDEYCILILGLDNAGKTTFLEQTKTRFNRTYKGMSLSKITTTVGLNIGTIDVGKARLMFWDLGGQDELQSLWDKYYAESHGVIYVIDSTDEERLSESKRAFEKVVTSEALEGVPILVLANKQDVETCLSIPDIKTAFSDCINKIGRRDCLTQACSALTGNGVNEGIEWMVKCVVRNIHRPPRQKDIT from the exons ATGATGGGACCCAGCGCAAG GAGCAGGATGTATACACTGCTGTCTGGACTTTATAAGTACATGTTCCGTAGGGATGAGTACTGCATTTTGATCCTTGGGCTGGACAATGCGGGGAAAACG ACCTTCCTTGAGCAGACTAAAACCCGATTTAATAGGACCTACAAGGGGATGAGCTTATCCAAAATCACTACCACTGTGGGCTTAAACA TTGGTACTATTGATGTGGGCAAAGCCCGGCTAATGTTCTGGGATCTTGGAGGGCAGGACGAGCTGCAGTCTCTCTGGGACAAG TACTATGCTGAATCCCATGGGGTCATCTATGTTATCGATTCCACTGATGAAGAGAGGCTCTCGGAATCtaaaagagcttttg AGAAGGTGGTCACCAGTGAAGCTCTGGAAGGGGTTCCCATATTGGTGTTAGCTAACAAGCAGGATGTAGAG ACCTGTCTGTCGATCCCTGACATCAAGACCGCATTTAGTGACTGCATTAACAAAATTGGGAGGAGAGACTGCCTGACACAGGCCTGCTCAGCTCTCACTGG CAATGGGGTGAACGAGGGAATCGAGTGGATGGTGAAATGCGTGGTGAGGAACATTCACCGACCCCCGAGGCAGAAGGACATCACGTAA